The genomic interval CGTTTCATCACCTTGTGTAACACTATTGATAACGGTAGATTTTACCTTAGTAGCTTTCCCTTGGTAAATATCGTTATCATAGATTACGGTTAATTGATATTCAGTGTCATCGGCAGGAATAAAAGAATTTATGGGTGTAAAATTCCCATCGGAATTAACATCTTCAAAAGGAATTACAATATTGTCTAATAAGTTGGTTAGAGTAACAACTGCATTTGTAACTGCCGGAATTTCATCATCAAAATAATCTGCAGATAAACTAAGTTTTACAGTGGTATTTGCCACAACAGGACTTTCATCAAAAAGGACTTCAAAAGATGCATCAATAATTAATTTTGGTTCAATAGACGGTACATCAATATCTACAACTTTCTCGCAACTTGCAAAAAAGATGATGATTAGAACGATAATAATTTTTATATTTTTCATAAGAATAATACTTAACAACCTTTAAGAAGGTTTAGAATTTAAAATTATAAGTTACAGAAGGCACTAAGCCAAAAATAGACGTTTGTATCGCTTCGTTTCTGTAGGTTTCACTATTCTGTGTAAAGTTAATAGAAGCTGCATTTTGGCGTCCATAAACATTATATATCCCAAAAACCCATTCTCCTTGCCATTTTCTAAACTTGTTTTTTTCTGGAGTTAAAGTAGCAGAAATATCTAGTCTGTGATACGCTGGTAATCTATCTGCGTTTCTTCTGTTATCATCATAAATTGGCACATTTAAACCTTGATATTCGTATTGACCAACGGGGTAATTTGTAGGCTGTCCTGTTTGAAAAACAAAATTTGCATTGAATTTCCATTTTTCGTTAAAGTCGTAACTTCCGTTTATAGAAAAATCGTGGGTTTTATCATAAGCAGTATTGTACCATTCTCCGCTATTAATACCAGGTTCTGCAGCCGTTCTACCTGGTGTTTGTTGTTCAGATTTAGATAAGGTGTAAGAAAACCAACCTTTAAATTTACCTGCGTTTTTTTTAAGTAACAATTCTAAACCGTAAGCTCTTGCTTTTCCATTTAAAATGACTGTTTCAATTTCATTATTGGCAACTAAATTTGCACCATTTATATAATCGATTCTATTTTGAATGTCTTTATAAAAAACTTCTGTTTCTATCGAGTAATCACCATTTTTTAAAGATTTAAAATACCCAACAGCATATTGATCTAAAAGTTGTGGTTTTATATATTTTCCACTAGGTGCCCAAACATCTAATGGAGTAGGAGAAGAGGTGTTAGATAATAAATGTAAGTATTGTGCCATTCTATTATAGCTACCTTTTATAGAAGTATTATCGTCTAAAATATAAGACATAGAAACTCTTGGTTCAAAGTTATTGAAACTGCTTATTACATCACTTCTTTTAAATGATTCTGTAGCAATTGCATCTGCAGATTCATATTTTTTAAACTCACTATTATAAAGTACAGGTTGGTTATTGGTGTAAACATTTAGTTCATCTTGACCTAATCTTGTAAAGTTGCTGAAACGAAGTCCGTATTGCAATCTTAACTTCTCACTAACTTTATGTTCAGCATCTATATAGACAGCAAATTCGTTTGCATACTTATCAATTAATTTTTCTGCTAAAATTCCTGAATCTTCTCTATTTGGTTTAATTTCACCTGGATTAAATTTGTTGTAAATGTTGTTGATACCATAGCTCAACTTAAATTTATTATTGATGTAATGGTTAAAATCATATTTAAGATTATAGTTTGTAATACCAGAATCCCATTCGAAACCAACAAAATCTAAGGTTAACCCGTAAAAGTAATCAGAATAAATAACAGATAGGTTAGAGAAGAGTTTGTCAGAAAAAAGATGATTCCAACGTAAATTGGCAACTTTATTTCCATAAGTGTTTACAAAACTATCTCTAATTCCAAACACGTCTTTTCCAAAATAACCAGAAAAGAATACGCTATTTCTGTCATCAATTCTATAATTTACTTTGGTGTTTAAATCATAAAAATATGCGGTGTTATCCATATCAAATAATGGCAAGAACAAATGTGCATAAGAAGATCTACCGCCAACTAAGAAAGATATTTTTTCTTTTTTGATTGGACCTTCAATTAATAATCGAGACGAAACCAAACCAATTCCTCCGGTAACTTTAAATTCTTTACTATTTCCTTCCTTTTGATAAATATCTAAAACAGAGGATAATCTACCTCCGTAATTTGCAGGAATTCCTCCTTTGTATAATTTGACGTCTTTTATAACATCGGGATTAAACACCGAAAAGAATCCGAATAAATGCGACGAATTAAAAACGATCGCTTCATCTAACAAAATTAAGTTTTGATCTGCAGCGCCACCTCTCACGTTAAAGCCAGATGCGCCTTCTCCTGCACTTGTAACTCCGGGTAATAAGATTAATGATTTTATAATATCTGCTTCTCCTAAGACTACCGGTATTTGTTTAATAGTAGCAGATGTAAGTCTGTTAACGCTCATTTGAGGCGTTTTAATATTTAGGTTTTCTACATTTCCTTCTATAATAATCTCATCTAAACTTTCTGATTCTTCTTTTAGTTTGAAGTTCTTTGTCATTTTTTCATTGAGGTCAACGGTTTCAATAGTGGTAGCATACCCTAAGTAACTGACTTGTATTTTGTAACTGCCTTCTGGAAGCGTAATGGAGTAGAATCCATATTGATTGGTGGTAGTACCAGAATTTAATTCTGGAAAATATACAGAAACTCCTATTAAAGTCTCGTTATTGCTATTATCATAAATAGTACCACTAACGGTATGTCTTTCTTGACTAAAAGCTGTAAAACTTACTAAGAGTATAAGAAAGATTATTTTTTTTAAATGAAACATTTTGTTTAATGATTTAATTTAAATTATAAACAAAAATACAAATCTAATTTTTAATAAAATGTAAAAATTATTTTTTTTATATAAGAATTATAAACAACAAAAGCCGATGTTTTACATCGGCTTTTGTTTAAAAATATGTTATTTAGAAATCTAAATAGCGTTTAAAATAATATTTAAAGTAGCATTAGGTCTCATTGCAGCATCTGCTAAATTTTCGTTTGGTAAATAATAACCACCCATTTCTACAGCGTTTCCTTGAATCTCGTTTAATTCAGCAACAATTTTAGACTCATTGTCTTTTAATTCTGCAGCAACTTTAGTAAAAGCAGCTTTTAATTCAGCATCTTTATCTTGTGCCGCTAAACCTTGTGCCCAGTAATAAGCTAGGTAAAAATGACTTCCTCTGTTGTCTATTTCACCAACCTTTCTAGAAGGAGATTTATCATTCTCTAAGAATTTATCTGTAGCTTCATCTAACGTTTCAGCTAAAATTAAGGCTTTAGAGTTGTTGTTTGCTGTTCCTAAATGTTCTAAAGAAACTGCTAAAGCTAAAAATTCACCTAAAGAATCCCAACGTAAGTGGTTTTCTTCAACAAATTGCTGAACATGTTTTGGAGCAGAACCACCAGCACCAGTTTCAAACAATCCACCACCATTCATTAATGGAACAATAGATAACATTTTAGCAGAAGTACCAACTTCTAAAATTGGAAATAAATCTGTTAAATAATCACGTAAAACGTTACCAGAAACAGAAATAGTATCTTCTCCTTTTATAAGTCTTTCGCAAGTAAATTCAGTTGCTTTTATTGGTGATAAAATTCTAATATCTAAACCTTCAGTGTTATGTTCTGGTAAATATTTTTTTACTTTTTTAATAATTTCTGCATCATGAGCTCTGTTTTTGTCTAACCAAAAAACAGCAGGAGTTTCAGAAGCTCTTGCTCTTGTTACTGCTAATTTAATCCAATCTTGAATTGGTAAATCTTTTGCTTGACACATTCTCCAGATATCACCTTCTTCAACTTTATGCTCTAAAAGTTTTTTTCCAGAAGCATCAATTATAGCTACTTTACCTGCAGCAGCAATTTCAAAAGTTTTATCATGAGAACCATATTCTTCTGCTTTTTGAGCCATTAAACCAACGTTAGGAACAGTTCCCATAGTTGTAGGGTCGAAAGCACCATGTTTTTTACAGAAATCTATTGTTGCAGAGTAAATACCTGCATAAGCACTATCAGGAATAATTGCTTTCGTATCTTGTAATTTTCCATCAGCATTCCACATACGTCCAGAAGTTCTAATCATAGCTGGCATAGAAGCATCTATAATAACATCAGAAGGTACATGTAAGTTTGTAACTCCTTTGTCAGAGTTTACCATTGCTAATTCCGGACCATGATCTATAGCGTATCTTATTTCTTGTCTAATTTCATCACGTTTTTCTTTTGGTAATTCACTTAGTTTAGAAAGTAAATTTCCTAATCCGTTGTTTACATCTGCACCAATCTTCTTAAACGTTTTTCCATGCTTTTTAAATAAATCTGAAAAATAAACACGAACTGCATGACCAAAAATGATAGGATCACTCACCTTCATCATCGTTGCTTTCATATGTAAAGAAAACAATACGTTTTTGTCTAAAGAATCTTCATACTGCTCTTCTAAAAAAGAAATTAATGCTTTTTTACTCATTATAGTAGCATCTATAATTTCACCATCTAAAAGGTCTAAATTTTCTTTTAAAATAGTTTTAGCTCCTTTTTCTGAGGTATGAACAATACTTACTGATGTTGCATCTTTTACAGTTAAAGATTTTTCATTATTTGCAAAATCACCTTCAGTCATTGTTGCAACATGCGTTTTAGAATCTGAAGACCATGCACCCATAGAATGTGGATTCTTACGAGCGTAATTTTTTATTGCTTTAGGAGCTCTTCTATCTGAGTTTCCTTCACGTAAAACTGGGTTTACAGCAGAACCTTTTACTTTATTATATAATGCTAAAACAGCTTTGTCTTCGTCTGTTTTAATTTCATCTGGATAATTAGGAAGGGCAAAACCTTTTTCTTGTAACTCAGAGATTGCTTCTTTTAATTGAGGTACAGAGGCACTAATATTTGGTAATTTAATAATGTTAGCTTCTGGATTTTTTGCAAAATCACCTAAAAAAGCTAAAGCATCTTCTACTTGTTGGTCTGGTTTTAAATAATCTGAGAAATTAGCAAGTATCCTTGAAGATAAAGAGATATCTTTTACTTCAATTTCTATATTAGAAGATTTTGTAAAAGCTTTTACGATAGGTAAGAATGAACGTGTTGCTAAAGCGGGAGCTTCATCAGTTTTTGTGTAAACAATTTTAGCTATTTTACTCATATTGAGATATGTTTTTATATGTTATTTTGTTTTCTACGAAATGCATTTCGTAAAAAAAAGTGGAACAAATTTATGAATTAATAATGATACTTTTGTTGATTAATTATTATTAATTATGTTGTTTTTGTGTGTTTTTAATAATAAATTAAGGCTATTGGTAAGAATGTGGGTTTAAAACAAAATAAAAGCCATATCATACAATTTCTTGTTATGATATGGCTTCTTCGAAATAGTGTTTTAGTACTGTCTGTATTACTACAATATCAAATAAAAGTTTCCTTTTATATCTCTATAGAAAAGAGATTACCTACTGCTATTTCAGTTTTTGAAACATCCTTAATTTTAATCAAGCATTCTACTTTTTTAAAATTTTTATTAATGTTTCAATTGTAACCATCAAAAATAAATCTTTTTAGATTTAAGAACTATTTACACAATGAATAAAATGAATAAATCTAGTTTACGTTTCTTTTTATTCTTTCAAATAAATAGAAGTTTCAATTTAGTTTTTCTGATTAATAATGTTTTATAAAGAACGTTACTTTATGTATTTACACGTTATTTAATAATTAACTTGTAAATTATATCATAAATATACGATTTATTTATAGATATATTTCTTTTTTAACATTTTTGTTGTTAACAATCTATTAACCATAGTTGTTAACAATTGTGTACTAAAAAAGCGTTGTGATTTCTCACAACGCTTTTTTTAAATCTAAGTAAAAAGAGATTATTTTCTTCTTTTTTCAGTAATTCTAGCTTTTTTACCAGTAAGACCTCTAAAGTAGAAAATACGAGCTCTACGTACTTTACCTCTTTTGTTAACTTCAATTTTTTGAATAGAAGGTAAGTTTACAGGAAAAATTCTTTCTACACCTATAGTACCAGACATTTTTCTGATTGTAAATGTTTCAGAAGCTGCAACTCCTTTTCTTTGAATAACTACACCTCTAAAAAACTGAGTACGTACTTTTTCTCCCTCTTTAATTTCGTAATAAACAGTGATTGTATCACCTGCTGCAAATTCTGCAAATTCTTTTCTTGCTACAAATTCGTCTTGTACAAATTTTACTAAAGATTCCATATCTTTTAATTTAATTGGTTTTGTAAAACAACGTTCACGATTTTTTCGTCAGAGGTTAATTTAGCGGTTGCAAAAGTAGTCATTATTTTTTGTTCAGAAAATAAAAACTAATTATTTTTTAACCTGATAATTAGCACAATAGTAAAGCTAAAAAATTATAGACGCTCCGTTATTAATTTTAATAAGAGATTGTAGTTTTTATGGCTAAACATTCTTTTGATAATACTTCTTTAAGAGGTTTCATCAAGTAAATCTGGTCTTATTTCTTCTGTTCTTTTATAAGCCTGGTCGCTTCTCCAGTCATCAATTTTAGGGAAATTTCCAGACAATAAAACTTCAGGAACCTTCATCCCTTCAAATTCCGAAGGTCTTGTATATACTGGTGGCGATAATAAATTGTCTTGAAAAGAATCTGTAAGTGCAGATTGCTCATCTCCAATAACACCAGGAATTAAACGAACAACAGCATCTACTAGTACAGCAGCGGCTAATTCACCTCCTGTTAAGACATAATCTCCAATAGAAATTTCTTTGGTAATGTATTTATCCCGAATTCTTTGATCTACACCTTTATAATGACCTGTTAAAATAAGTATATTCTCTTTTAAAGAAAGTGTATTTGCGGTAGATTGATTTAATGTTTTTGCATCTGGAGTCATATAAATCACTTCATCGTACGCTCTTTCTGCTTGCAATTTTTTAATACAATTTGCAATCGGTTCAATCATCATAACCATACCAGCGCCACCACCAAATTGGGTGTCGTCTATTTGTTTGTAATTTCCCAAACCATATTCACGTAAATCGTGAATTATAATTTCTGCCAAACCTTTGTCTTTTGCACGTTTAATAATTGAGTGATTAAACGGACTTTCTAATAAATTTGGGGCTACTGAAATAATATCTATACGCATGCCGCAAATGTACTATTTTTGTTGGATTTTTAAATACCTGTTTTAGTAATAAAATAGTGCTTCATTTTTTATTAGATGTTCATTATTTCTTAAATTTGTTAGCTATATGGAAGAACTAACTTTAACAACACCGGCGCTTTTATTTTCTGCAATATCTTTAATCATGCTTGCGTATACAAATCGATTTTTGGCATATGCAGCGGTGATAAGGAATTTACATGATATTTATTTAGAGAAGAAAGATACTTCATTATTAAGGCAAATTAAGAATTTAAAGTTGCGTTTAAACTTAACAAGATGGATGCAAATATTCGGGATTTCTAGTTTGTTATTTTGCGTGGTAACTATGTTTTTAATATACATAGGTTTAAGTATAGTGGCAGCTTGGGTATTTGGATTTGCATTGATTTTATTAATTATTTCTCTTGGGTTATTGATAAAGGAATTACAGATTTCTATACAAGCACTGCAACATCATATAGAAGATATTGAAGAGCATTTAGAAAAATAAAAGATATCAGTTTAATTTACTTTCCCACAAACTTGGGAAGTATTTTTGTCAAACGTTTTTTTGTTTTAAATATTCGTGTAGACATTCTATTTGTTGGGTAGCTTCTGTTTTTAGTCATGTTGTTAAAAATTAAAGCTGTAATCAATAGTATTAAAACACCGGTTAAAACAGGTGATAGCAGATAAAAATATCCTAAAGAAGTAATTTTTTCTGTTCCTATAATTGGTATTAAAGCAGTGGCTCCTCCTGGAGGATGCAATGTTTTTGTGTACTGCATTAGTATGATAGAAGTTGAAACAGCCAACGGAGCGGAGATCCAAATAATATCAGGACAAAATTTTAAAACGCTAATACCAACAAAGGCAGATAATAGATGTCCACCGATAAGATTTCTAGGTTGTGAATAAGGACTCTGTATTGCCCCATAAATTAATACACTTGATGCACCAAATGAACCAATTAAAAAGATGTTCTCTACTTTGGTGAATGATAGAGATTGTATAAAAGCAATTATTCCGATACCAATAAAGGCACCAACAAACGACCAAAATTTCTCTTTATAATCTATCAAAGTTTCTTTGTAGATTATATATTTAGTAAGCCTGTACGTTCTTTTTATTTTTTTTTGTACCATCTATTTTTTCTTTTCAGTTTTGTAGATAAATAGCGGACGAAGTTATGGCAAAAAGAGTGGATAATAAAGTTGATTAAAATATTTACGAATAACCAAAAAGAATGATACTTAAATAGATTTTAATTGTCAATTTATAGGTAACACGTTTATTTTTTGAAAAAAATAAAACGTTCTCGTCGGTTTATTACTAATCTTTAAATACTATGCTTTTTTGTCCATTTGAGAACCAATAAATGCAGTTCTTGGTGCTAGAAAATAACCTGTTAAACTAGCAAATAGAATAGGTATAAAATAAGAGAAACCTGTTAATGTAGCAAGTAATATTGTGGTACTCATTGGTGTTCTTGTTACGCAAGCATTTATACCTGCCATGCAACAAATAATTGCTAAGGAAACATTTATAGATGGAAAAAAATGGTGAATTATCAAACCTAATGTTGTGCCTACAAAGAATAATGGTATTATAAAACCACCTCGCCAACCAGAAGTAACGGTTACAGAAATAGCTAAAATTTTAAAAATTAGTATTAAAAATAAAGCATTAATAGAGAAGTCGTTGTTTAACAAAGAGTTAATTTCTTCATGTCCAAAATATCTTGTTAAAGGATAATAATAAGATATTAGACCAAGTAGTATCCCTCCAATTAAGGTTTTAATATAAATAGCTGTTTTGATTTTTTTGAAAACAGATTTTAAAAACTTTGTACAATAGATAAAAATCCAACCTACAATTGTTGCAATGATTGCTAATAAAACGGCAATACCAAAATCAAAGGCTCCAGAAAATTGATAAGTAGGCAAAGTCCAAGTGGCACCTAGACCTAAATGTATAATTAATGAAAAAACAATATAACTAAAACAACTAGCAACCAAAGCAGGCATAATTGCTTTGTAATATTCTACTGCATGTTTGTGATGTAATATTTCTAAAGAAAATAAACTTCCTCCTAAAGGCGCTCCAAACAAAGCGGTAAAACCAGAAGCCATACCAGCAATACTTAATGAGCGTAGTTCTTCTCCTTTTAATCTAAATATTTTTCCTAACCATGTACCTGTAGAACCTGTTACTTGTACTAAAGGTGCTTCCGGTCCAAGACTTCCTCCAGAAGCTACACAAAGTAGAGAGGAAAGTACCATTGAAGGATTGTTTTTAGGAGTTAATTTTCCTTTGTTAAAACGAATATTATCTACAATTAAGTCAATTTCTCCTGGGTCTCCAATAAAATGTATGACTAATCCTGCTAACAAACCACAAATAGCCATGGTAGGAATTACCAACCAACCATCAAAAAAAGCTATTTTATGAATTAAAAACTCTAAAACAACCCAATAGGTTCCTGCAATTACACCACCAATCAATCCTACGAGTGCCCAAAGTAAAAAGGTACGATTAAAAACAAATGGATTAAATTTTATGGGTTGGTCTAGTAGGTTAGAATATGAAATTAATTTTCTCTTAATTTTCATTTTGAGTATCGATTTGTAGGTATAAAAATAGGTGGCGAAATTAGATGAAAATAGTATGGAAACAAAAAATCTCAAGTGAAAGCTTGAGATTTTAAGTTTTATTAAAAAGAAAAACAATTTACATTGCTCCCCATTCTTTTAAAGACTCTGTATTCATTTTAATGTAACCAGCATTTTCTGCTTTTTCAGCAAGTTTTAAAGATTCTTTTGCTGCTTTAATAGCTCCTTTTTTATCTCCTGCTTTTGCATGAATTAATGCTTGTCTTCTTAATACCCAAAATTTAGGTGAATCAGACATCATTTCTACCGATTTATCAATCCATGTTTGTGCTTTTTTAATGTCTTTTCCATTTTCTAAATAATAAACGGCTGCAGCATAATAATCGTTAGCAGAAGGTCCGTTCATAACAGTTGTAATTTGTTTTGTAACGATTTCTTCTACTGGTGTTTCAATTTTAAAACCTACATAAGTGTTTTCCCACATAATTCCTAAAATAGCAGTATTGGTAGTCATATCATCAAAACTAATTGTAAAAGTTTCAATTACCATTGGTATATTTTGTGTTGGAACATTCATTTTAGCAACAATTTTGGTTTCATCTAATTTTTTTGGAGTTCCGCTTTTTGTTTCTTCATAGATTACGATATCCCAAGATTTTTCTGTAGGTACTGAAAAAATAGTATAGCTTCCTTTTTCTATTTTATTCCCATCAATAGTAACATCAGTAGAAAATGTAATTTTTGTATTACCATTTGCTCCAGTTCTCCAAATTTCATTAAATGGCACTAAATCTCCAAAAATTGTTCTCCCTTTAACTCCTGGTCTAGAGTATTCTACAGTAATATCTGTTAAACCAACAATTTGTTCAATTTTTTGTAATGGGCTTGGTTGCGGTGTAGTAATTTGTGCGTTTACAGTTAATGTAAACACTGCGACAAATAATGATAAAATAATTCTATTCATAATTAATAATTTTTTAGTGATTTTATTGATACTCAAAATTACAACTTCAAATAAATAGAATTGTTAACAAAACCTTAAAAAGGGATTGTATCTTTGTTATTATTATAGCGTTAAAAGTAGTTTTTTATGAGAAATGTAAGTGTTTTAGGTTGTGGTTGGTTAGGGAAATCTTTAGCGATTTCTTTGTTAGATGAAGGGTATGCTGTAAAAGGTTCTACCACGAACGAAGAGAAGCTAGAGCTTTTAGAAATGAATCATATAGAACCTTATATTGTAAATATTTCTGAATTTGAAGAGTTTGATGATTTCTTGCATACAGATATTTTAATCATCGCTATAACTTCTAAAGATGTGGATGGTTTTGAAAACTTAATCTCTCAAATAGAAAATTCTCCGATTCAAAAAGTAATCTTTATTAGTTCTACTTCTGTGTATGGAAGATTGAATAAAGTAATGACAGAAGAGGATGCCGTTTTAAATATGCCTTTAACTGAAATTGAAAATTTATTTAGAGAAAACACTTTTTTTGAAACCACAATAATTCGTTTTGCTGGTTTATTTGGTGATGTTAGACAACCTTATAATTGGTTTAAAAATGGACGAAAAATTCCGCAGCCAAAAGGGTTTGTAAATATGATTCATAAAGACGATTGTATTGAAATTATTCAAGAAATCATAGCACAAGATTGTTGGGACGAAACTTTTAACGCGTGTTCTAACCATCATCCAACAAGAAGAGAATTTTATACATTGGCAAAATTAAGCAACGATTTTGAAATGCCAGAATTTGAAGATAATGAAGTCTATGAATGGAAAATTATCAGTTCTAAAAAAGTAC from Polaribacter sejongensis carries:
- a CDS encoding DUF4249 family protein; protein product: MKNIKIIIVLIIIFFASCEKVVDIDVPSIEPKLIIDASFEVLFDESPVVANTTVKLSLSADYFDDEIPAVTNAVVTLTNLLDNIVIPFEDVNSDGNFTPINSFIPADDTEYQLTVIYDNDIYQGKATKVKSTVINSVTQGDETLFSDDQIELKILFSDDENEENYYVFNIDTYNFVNIEDTYFNGSDYNFSYFYEDENIELPKEIAIKLSGVSKDYYTYFTILSSQSGESGGGPFQSIPSSLLGNIVNTTDDANFPLGYFHISETDTYNINLVEKE
- a CDS encoding TonB-dependent receptor, translating into MFHLKKIIFLILLVSFTAFSQERHTVSGTIYDNSNNETLIGVSVYFPELNSGTTTNQYGFYSITLPEGSYKIQVSYLGYATTIETVDLNEKMTKNFKLKEESESLDEIIIEGNVENLNIKTPQMSVNRLTSATIKQIPVVLGEADIIKSLILLPGVTSAGEGASGFNVRGGAADQNLILLDEAIVFNSSHLFGFFSVFNPDVIKDVKLYKGGIPANYGGRLSSVLDIYQKEGNSKEFKVTGGIGLVSSRLLIEGPIKKEKISFLVGGRSSYAHLFLPLFDMDNTAYFYDLNTKVNYRIDDRNSVFFSGYFGKDVFGIRDSFVNTYGNKVANLRWNHLFSDKLFSNLSVIYSDYFYGLTLDFVGFEWDSGITNYNLKYDFNHYINNKFKLSYGINNIYNKFNPGEIKPNREDSGILAEKLIDKYANEFAVYIDAEHKVSEKLRLQYGLRFSNFTRLGQDELNVYTNNQPVLYNSEFKKYESADAIATESFKRSDVISSFNNFEPRVSMSYILDDNTSIKGSYNRMAQYLHLLSNTSSPTPLDVWAPSGKYIKPQLLDQYAVGYFKSLKNGDYSIETEVFYKDIQNRIDYINGANLVANNEIETVILNGKARAYGLELLLKKNAGKFKGWFSYTLSKSEQQTPGRTAAEPGINSGEWYNTAYDKTHDFSINGSYDFNEKWKFNANFVFQTGQPTNYPVGQYEYQGLNVPIYDDNRRNADRLPAYHRLDISATLTPEKNKFRKWQGEWVFGIYNVYGRQNAASINFTQNSETYRNEAIQTSIFGLVPSVTYNFKF
- a CDS encoding NADP-dependent isocitrate dehydrogenase; this encodes MSKIAKIVYTKTDEAPALATRSFLPIVKAFTKSSNIEIEVKDISLSSRILANFSDYLKPDQQVEDALAFLGDFAKNPEANIIKLPNISASVPQLKEAISELQEKGFALPNYPDEIKTDEDKAVLALYNKVKGSAVNPVLREGNSDRRAPKAIKNYARKNPHSMGAWSSDSKTHVATMTEGDFANNEKSLTVKDATSVSIVHTSEKGAKTILKENLDLLDGEIIDATIMSKKALISFLEEQYEDSLDKNVLFSLHMKATMMKVSDPIIFGHAVRVYFSDLFKKHGKTFKKIGADVNNGLGNLLSKLSELPKEKRDEIRQEIRYAIDHGPELAMVNSDKGVTNLHVPSDVIIDASMPAMIRTSGRMWNADGKLQDTKAIIPDSAYAGIYSATIDFCKKHGAFDPTTMGTVPNVGLMAQKAEEYGSHDKTFEIAAAGKVAIIDASGKKLLEHKVEEGDIWRMCQAKDLPIQDWIKLAVTRARASETPAVFWLDKNRAHDAEIIKKVKKYLPEHNTEGLDIRILSPIKATEFTCERLIKGEDTISVSGNVLRDYLTDLFPILEVGTSAKMLSIVPLMNGGGLFETGAGGSAPKHVQQFVEENHLRWDSLGEFLALAVSLEHLGTANNNSKALILAETLDEATDKFLENDKSPSRKVGEIDNRGSHFYLAYYWAQGLAAQDKDAELKAAFTKVAAELKDNESKIVAELNEIQGNAVEMGGYYLPNENLADAAMRPNATLNIILNAI
- the rplS gene encoding 50S ribosomal protein L19, encoding MESLVKFVQDEFVARKEFAEFAAGDTITVYYEIKEGEKVRTQFFRGVVIQRKGVAASETFTIRKMSGTIGVERIFPVNLPSIQKIEVNKRGKVRRARIFYFRGLTGKKARITEKRRK
- the trmD gene encoding tRNA (guanosine(37)-N1)-methyltransferase TrmD is translated as MRIDIISVAPNLLESPFNHSIIKRAKDKGLAEIIIHDLREYGLGNYKQIDDTQFGGGAGMVMMIEPIANCIKKLQAERAYDEVIYMTPDAKTLNQSTANTLSLKENILILTGHYKGVDQRIRDKYITKEISIGDYVLTGGELAAAVLVDAVVRLIPGVIGDEQSALTDSFQDNLLSPPVYTRPSEFEGMKVPEVLLSGNFPKIDDWRSDQAYKRTEEIRPDLLDETS
- a CDS encoding DUF2721 domain-containing protein, which translates into the protein MEELTLTTPALLFSAISLIMLAYTNRFLAYAAVIRNLHDIYLEKKDTSLLRQIKNLKLRLNLTRWMQIFGISSLLFCVVTMFLIYIGLSIVAAWVFGFALILLIISLGLLIKELQISIQALQHHIEDIEEHLEK
- a CDS encoding HPP family protein — encoded protein: MVQKKIKRTYRLTKYIIYKETLIDYKEKFWSFVGAFIGIGIIAFIQSLSFTKVENIFLIGSFGASSVLIYGAIQSPYSQPRNLIGGHLLSAFVGISVLKFCPDIIWISAPLAVSTSIILMQYTKTLHPPGGATALIPIIGTEKITSLGYFYLLSPVLTGVLILLITALIFNNMTKNRSYPTNRMSTRIFKTKKRLTKILPKFVGK
- a CDS encoding chloride channel protein; translated protein: MKIKRKLISYSNLLDQPIKFNPFVFNRTFLLWALVGLIGGVIAGTYWVVLEFLIHKIAFFDGWLVIPTMAICGLLAGLVIHFIGDPGEIDLIVDNIRFNKGKLTPKNNPSMVLSSLLCVASGGSLGPEAPLVQVTGSTGTWLGKIFRLKGEELRSLSIAGMASGFTALFGAPLGGSLFSLEILHHKHAVEYYKAIMPALVASCFSYIVFSLIIHLGLGATWTLPTYQFSGAFDFGIAVLLAIIATIVGWIFIYCTKFLKSVFKKIKTAIYIKTLIGGILLGLISYYYPLTRYFGHEEINSLLNNDFSINALFLILIFKILAISVTVTSGWRGGFIIPLFFVGTTLGLIIHHFFPSINVSLAIICCMAGINACVTRTPMSTTILLATLTGFSYFIPILFASLTGYFLAPRTAFIGSQMDKKA
- a CDS encoding DUF2911 domain-containing protein yields the protein MNRIILSLFVAVFTLTVNAQITTPQPSPLQKIEQIVGLTDITVEYSRPGVKGRTIFGDLVPFNEIWRTGANGNTKITFSTDVTIDGNKIEKGSYTIFSVPTEKSWDIVIYEETKSGTPKKLDETKIVAKMNVPTQNIPMVIETFTISFDDMTTNTAILGIMWENTYVGFKIETPVEEIVTKQITTVMNGPSANDYYAAAVYYLENGKDIKKAQTWIDKSVEMMSDSPKFWVLRRQALIHAKAGDKKGAIKAAKESLKLAEKAENAGYIKMNTESLKEWGAM
- a CDS encoding NAD(P)-binding domain-containing protein, coding for MRNVSVLGCGWLGKSLAISLLDEGYAVKGSTTNEEKLELLEMNHIEPYIVNISEFEEFDDFLHTDILIIAITSKDVDGFENLISQIENSPIQKVIFISSTSVYGRLNKVMTEEDAVLNMPLTEIENLFRENTFFETTIIRFAGLFGDVRQPYNWFKNGRKIPQPKGFVNMIHKDDCIEIIQEIIAQDCWDETFNACSNHHPTRREFYTLAKLSNDFEMPEFEDNEVYEWKIISSKKVQEVLGYTFIHDDLLDI